In the genome of Arachis stenosperma cultivar V10309 chromosome 2, arast.V10309.gnm1.PFL2, whole genome shotgun sequence, the window GAGACATAAAAGTCAATATACATGAGATTACCATGAATAACTGGCGCTGGTTTCCCTTGCTTTGGTATCTCAGAAGACAATAGCTTTCTAGTTGAGTTCCCGACACCATTAAGACTGCTGTTACTAATCTGTGTTATCCCCTTCGATCCAATATCAGCTGAATCAGTAACGTCATATAACATAATAAGTTGTGGAAAGGTCCATTTAACACAGCCAACATAGTATACTAACATCAAACaaacaataatttaaaagaaatatgCATGCCTTCGTTTCCATGAAGATTGCTGAGTTCATCTTGACAGGTCAATGATTTATTTGATCCGGTGTTCACCAGCAGAGAAGCTTCATCCCATGTGGCATACCCAGGTGCAAGGGCATTTGTCGAAGGAGCATAAGCAATGGATGCTGGCAGTGCCATCAAAACTGGAAATCCAAAAACTCATGTCAAAAACTTAGTAAGGTTGTGAATTCATAGGAGAGAATATGAGCATGTAATATAGAAGCAAACCATTTTTTGATGCCTTTTGTGGGTAGGGATGTGCGGCTTTGCGCTTAGGGCGAGGAGGAGGAACATGTGCTACTGTTCCATTCTTTTGAACTTTCAAAAAGTATTTTTGGGCATGGCTTCGGATCTGCAAAGTTAATAGTGAGTCACAAACAATGACCAAATAGAATACAAGCATGAAAACAGTACTGAACAATATAGCCGAAGAGCAATCTCCTAACCTGAATAACTGTTTTGGATCCTACAAAATCTTCAATTTTCTTCCAATCTCTGTCAAATCTGAATAATCCACAAGATATCAGTAACTGAAATGCAGAGTCCTTCacttaaaaatttgaaatgaagaacataattttAACCAATTAGTACGAAGCAAATCAATCAGAATCTAAAAGCAAGGCTTATTTGTGAAATCTTGTTATCAAAATAGCCTTTGCTTAAATTTTCAGCATGTAATCATAACATTATATATAACAATCACACTGCTTTTTTACCATTAAGCATAAACTGTGAGATGTGAGAAGTAAAATTAAACAATTGAAAATACATTCTTATCTGAAATTAGCGAACTACAAATACTAAGGACaaatttctctttcttttctcttttttattttcttattcttctctCTCAGCGAAAAAAGGTCAACTAAATCAGGTATTTGAACTTAAAAGGATACTAAGGATGAtgggaaaaaaaaaactctaaatTGGCAATAAGAACCACGAAAACAAGACAAGGAACATACAAatgcaattttattttgtcctaataaaagaagaaagaaaataagaaataaaaatagaataatggAAATTAGAGACTAACAGCTGAAGAGCTTCTAGAAACTTGTCGTGTTCTTCGTCAGTCCAGCTCTCTCTGGACTTGGTAATGGTGTAAGGCTTTCTGACCTTCTTGGCAGAGGCATCAGTGGCGGTGGTGGCGGTTGTGGCAGTTGGCGTTGGTGTCACCATTGACTGAGTATTGGAGGTGGTGTTGTTGGAGTTCATGTGGCCACAGAAAacataagagagagagagagagagagagagagagagagagagaaagagtagAGTATGTGTGTATGTGACAATGTTGTGGTGAGGATGTGATGTGGCGAAGGTGGTGGGTTAGGTGTATGTGTGGTGCACGATGGCTTGCCTTGTCACCAACACGAGTTTTTCCACTACCATTGCTAAATGCTAATTAGCAGTAATTAGTTTACCAACCTTACCATTACGGCATTACCAATTTCATTTCGTCCAATATGTCTTCTGACTTCTGATTCCATGCGCCGCACTTATACCTGCACTTTAGCGGTTACAAGTTTTTTTTGGTAACTTATAccaaatagcaaacaattctCCTTGAACAATACTATTACTCTCAATCATTCCCAAATACTCCCTTTGCCAACTCCCATTACAATCTTTAATAACACAAGCAAAATCAACACTATCACCCGAACCAAAataactagcatcacaattaatcttaaaagtacCAATAGATGGGGGATTCCAAAAACCATTTAGAGGAGAGGGAAGGGACATACGttgtaattcaaaaatattcctaagctCCTTTTCTGAAGTTAATGTAGACAAATCACTTTTTTCGGAGGCCAAGTTTCATGGGGATTAAATATGTCATTATTCCTTGCTCGCTATATCCACCAAAGTCCCGAAAAGAACTTGAACGGATGCTCTCTGCTCTGATACAAGAACCAGTTCTTCAAATCCAAAGGATGACAAGAAATATCCAACCTATGCCAGACAAGTTGAGCTTTTGGACAATCCCGAATACAATGTAAAACCGATTCCTACCTagaaagacatcttggacaccTATCCGATGACGGCATCCCTCTTCTAAAGCGAAAACTTGCAGTAGGAAGAGCCTCCTTAAGATACAACCAAGCCAAAAACTTATGCTTTTCCGGAACAAGCTGACGCCAAAGCCAAAGCCAATTCTCCTGCTCCTCCCAACCAAACAGTTGCTTACACAACCACAAGTAACCATTGCGTGAGTTATAGACTTTGGCAGCAGACCCACTCCAATACCAACCCACTTCCGGACCTGCTTGTTCATCTGGATTGTAAGAGAGAATATTACCTTTCAGATTTTGAGATAAAGGAGAATAAAGAGTATCCAAATGTCACCTACCAACCGACCAAATATCTTGTATCCGGAGATTCGAATCAGAAATGTGAACATAATTCATCTCATTAGATAACCGTCCTTCTCTCCTCCAGCTAGAAAACCAAAAATTCTGGTTCAAATCTCCAATACACCAAGCAAACCCATCTTTCAACACTTCCCAAGCCTTGCAAAGACACCTCCAAATGGGAGAGTCCTTGTTCTTAGGATAACTAAAACAGTCATATAGAGATGATCGGTACTTGGCATCCAACAATTGGACCCATAGCTTGTTTGGCTGCTGGAAAAAAGTCCAAACTAGCTTCACAAGAAGAGCAATATTTACACAATAAGGATCTCTAATCCCCAAACCTCCATATTTTTTTGGAGTAACTAGTACCTTCCAACTAACAAGATTCAATCCTCTTCCATCAACTTGTCCTTTCCAAAGAAAATTCCTCATCATAGACTCCAATTTACTAATGATTCCTTTGGAAAAAATAGAGACCTGCATTTGGTACGTGAGAATAGCGGCGACAACAGAATTAACCAAGCAGAGTCTACCAGCCCGATTGAGTAAACTCCCTTTCCAGCTTGCTAGCCTACTCCGAACCTTATCCAAGACACCATTGAAAGTTTAACGAGTCACCCTAGAATGGCTAAGGGTAACTCCAAGATACTTGCCCAAGTCCTGGACAAATCTGATAGAGGATATCCCAGTGAAAATCTCTTTCCTTGTTGCAGAGACATTCTTAGAGCAAAGTGCTTTAGACTTCTCCACATTAATCTTCATCCCAGATGCTTTGCAAAAAGTCTCTAAAACCAACATCACATTTTGCACTTGTCTCTTTGTAGCTTTACAGAATAGAAGCAAGTCATCCGCAAACATTAAGTGGGATATTCTTGGTCCCCCTCTAGAAATAGCAACCGGCTCCCACAAGCCCAAATCAACCTGATGACTAATAAAGCATGCCAATCGCTCCATACACAACACAAAAAGATAGGGTGACATAGGGTCTCCTTGTCTAAGACCTCGACTAGGAGTAAAGCCATTCAGACGACTCCCATTCCAAAGAATagataaagaagaagcagtgacACAATTCATAATCAAATTAAGTGTAGGAATAGGAAAACCAAAACTCTTAAGGGTATGAGCTAAAAACCTCCAGTCAACTCTGTCATAAGCCTTCTCCAGATCAATCTTAAAGACCAGTGTGCCTTTCTTTGATTTAGTCTTCTTCATAAAGTGGAGGACTTCTTGAGCAATAATGATGTTGTCAGGAGTTCCTCGTCCTGGAATAAATCCTCCTTGAAGCGGGCCAACAATATCCGCAAGATGAGGACGAAGCCTATTAACAAGGACCATAAATgttattttaataactaaaacaAATAAGACGACTAATAATTGAGAAATAGATTATTCAAATTATTCTTAGttgataaatattaaaaaattt includes:
- the LOC130960327 gene encoding protein REVEILLE 8-like isoform X2; translation: MNSNNTTSNTQSMVTPTPTATTATTATDASAKKVRKPYTITKSRESWTDEEHDKFLEALQLFDRDWKKIEDFVGSKTVIQIRSHAQKYFLKVQKNGTVAHVPPPRPKRKAAHPYPQKASKNVLMALPASIAYAPSTNALAPGYATWDEASLLVNTGSNKSLTCQDELSNLHGNEADIGSKGITQISNSSLNGVGNSTRKLLSSEIPKQGKPAPVIHGLPDFAEVYSFIGSVFDPDTNNHVEKLKEMNPINFETVLLLMRNLTVNLSSPEFEPMNVLLSTYDINTMTVGVTVGVTAGIDVKKQPNDLSCQTV
- the LOC130960327 gene encoding protein REVEILLE 8-like isoform X1, whose amino-acid sequence is MNSNNTTSNTQSMVTPTPTATTATTATDASAKKVRKPYTITKSRESWTDEEHDKFLEALQLFDRDWKKIEDFVGSKTVIQIRSHAQKYFLKVQKNGTVAHVPPPRPKRKAAHPYPQKASKNVLMALPASIAYAPSTNALAPGYATWDEASLLVNTGSNKSLTCQDELSNLHGNEADIGSKGITQISNSSLNGVGNSTRKLLSSEIPKQGKPAPVIHGLPDFAEVYSFIGSVFDPDTNNHVEKLKEMNPINFETVLLLMRNLTVNLSSPEFEPMKNVLLSTYDINTMTVGVTVGVTAGIDVKKQPNDLSCQTV